One Mercenaria mercenaria strain notata chromosome 12, MADL_Memer_1, whole genome shotgun sequence DNA segment encodes these proteins:
- the LOC123535321 gene encoding enhancer of split m8 protein-like yields MVGTSSIDATDASFLRKNSIYFNFQLRKPLIEKRRRDRMNVSIDNLKAILAKSSKNAGSVVKMDKAEILELAVAHLSQLQQQQPKSSSANHVSSYRAGFRECRKETVRYLSSATQVSSPLLQDLDNHLHNVCDTSRQNEVIMSSAARRHSFVPERLCTSSPTIDLPPAPAFSPFCRNSMFSPISSVDIRGDRVHSPLDSMFVNSMSRASSPCSAPSPAPSTCSSAASDSSISGISVNCVDSNSDFDGIASKSDIVLGHVIKQEAPWRPW; encoded by the exons ATGGTTGGTACAAGTTCAATAGATGCAACGGATGCTTCTTTTCTTagaaag AATTcgatatatttcaattttcagttACGAAAACCACTGATAGAGAAGAGGCGACGAGACCGTATGAATGTCAGTATAGACAACCTGAAAGCTATCCTCGCCAAGTCCTCCAAAAAT GCAGGTTCAGTGGTGAAGATGGACAAGGCAGAGATTCTTGAATTGGCTGTCGCCCATCTGTCccagttacaacaacaacaacccaaGAGCTCGAGCGCAAATCACGTGAGTTCCTACCGTGCTGGTTTCAGGGAATGCAGGAAGGAGACAGTCCGGTACCTTAGTTCTGCCACACAGGTGTCATCCCCTCTACTTCAGGACCTTGACAACCATCTGCATAACGTCTGTGATACTTCCCGCCAAAATGAGGTCATCATGTCGTCTGCTGCAAGAAGACATAGCTTTGTTCCGGAACGTTTATGTACCAGTTCACCGACGATAGACTTGCCACCGGCGCCAGCGTTCAGCCCTTTTTGTAGAAACAGTATGTTTTCTCCAATCTCTTCTGTTGATATCAGGGGAGATAGAGTGCATTCACCTTTGGACAGTATGTTTGTTAACTCTATGAGCAGGGCTAGTTCTCCGTGCAGTGCACCGAGCCCAGCTCCATCCACGTGCAGCTCGGCTGCGTCTGATTCTAGTATTTCCGGAATAAGTGTTAACTGTGTAGACTCGAATTCTGACTTCGATGGAATTGCGTCTAAAAGTGACATTGTGCTAGGTCATGTGATCAAGCAGGAGGCACCGTGGAGACCTTGGTAA
- the LOC123528153 gene encoding enhancer of split m7 protein-like — translation MDKSKMCDMKISPVRPDTSSSYLRKIKKPLIERKRRERINNCLSQLKTILLENIKQNGGTQVSKLDKADILEMTVSHLRQVHHQQLSAAMAASSNVVQRYREGYMECATEAVRYMETSRAYPNDMVMRVRTNLAPKMGYPQGHAPSNESFRSEYYAVNDLSALSDISAPSTPVKVKVESPSCSDSVSPDSRFCSAFSPLLMPVPLVKCDQEHSIPAKCSSDSSDDSVLEHEDDNVRPGSSQSKPSQSSKLSLPVRVPVSVGDSPSQKQVWRPF, via the exons ATGGATAAATCTAAAATGTGCGACATGAAAATATCACCAGTGCGACCTGATACCTCATCCTCTTATTTAAGAAAG aTTAAGAAACCGCTGATAGAGAGAAAGAGAAGAGAACGAATTAACAACTGTCTGTCACAGCTGAAGACAATACTTCtagaaaacattaaacaaaat ggaGGTACCCAGGTATCTAAGCTCGACAAGGCAGATATTCTTGAGATGACTGTGAGTCATTTACGCCAAGTACATCACCAGCAACTGTCGGCTGCCATGGCAGCGAGCTCGAACGTTGTGCAGCGGTACCGTGAGGGCTACATGGAGTGCGCAACCGAAGCTGTACGTTACATGGAAACATCTAGAGCATATCCGAATGACATGGTAATGCGCGTGCGAACAAATCTCGCTCCAAAAATGGGATATCCTCAAGGACATGCGCCTAGCAATGAATCTTTCCGTAGTGAATACTATGCTGTAAATGACTTAAGTGCTTTAAGTGACATTAGTGCTCCAAGCACACCCGTGAAAGTCAAAGTTGAATCGCCAAGCTGTAGTGATTCTGTTTCACCGGACAGTAGATTTTGCAGTGCCTTTTCACCATTACTCATGCCAGTCCCACTTGTCAAATGTGATCAGGAACATTCTATACCAGCAAAGTGTTCAAGTGATTCCTCGGACGATTCAGTGCTCGAACATGAAGACGACAACGTCAGACCAGGATCTTCGCAATCTAAACCTTCCCAGAGTTCTAAGCTATCACTACCGGTGCGAGTTCCGGTTAGTGTTGGGGATTCCCCGTCTCAGAAACAAGTCTGGAGACCGTTTTAA